The Cellulophaga lytica DSM 7489 nucleotide sequence TGTAGATGATAAAGGAAGTTCTGTATTACTTTTTGCTGCTGGTGGCGGACAAACTAATCCAGAATTATACGATTTGTTATTGGCAAACGGTGCTAAAATAACAGAAACTACGCCTAAAGGTGCCAACGCTATTTTAAAATTAGTTGGTGGTGCTAAAGACCTTAAAGATTTAAACTACTTTTTAGAAAAAGGGTTAGACTTAAACCACACAGATAAGGATGGACACAATGCTGTAGATTATGCAGCACGTTCTGGTAACCAAACAATTATAGCACAGTTGGTTAAAAAAGGAGTTGCTTATAAAGATACTAATGCAGATGGTAGCAATGCTATTTTAGTAGCGTCAGAAGGTGGTAGAGGTCCTGGTAATAGCTTAGCGTTTTTTAAGTATTTAGAAGGTTTAGGTATAAACCCAAATGTTACAGATAATAATGGTGTTACACCAATACATAATTTGGCTAGCAGAAATAAAGACAATGCTATTTTTAATTACTTTATAAACAAAGGTGTTACTACAACAAAAGCAGATGCTAAAGGAAATACTCCGTTAATGAATGCTGCTGGGCGTAACAGTTTAGAGGTTGTAAAGTTTTTTGAGGTTAAAAATTTAGATGCTAAAAATAAAGATGGCAAAACAGCATTAACTAATGCGGTAGCATATAATAGTGCAGATGTTGTTACTTATTTAATAAACAAAGGAGCTGCTATTGATGTGGTAGATACAAAAGGAAACAATTTGGCATACTACTTGGTTAACTCTTACTCTAAAAGAAATAAAAAAGCGTTTACAGAAAAATGGAACTTGTTAACTGCTAAAGGTTTAAATATGACACACGTACAAGAGGGTAAAAACAATATTTTACACTTGGCTGTAGCTAAAAATAATAAAGACTTATTAGCTAAAATAGCACCATTAAGTATTGATGTAAATGCTAAAAATGCAAACGGATTAACACCTTTACATTTGGCTGCTATGACAACTAATAATGTAGACTTAATTAAGTATTTAATTAGTGTTGGAGCTAAAAAAGACGCTGTAACAGAGTTTGAAGAAACGGTTTATGACTTAGCTTCTGAAAACGAACTTTTGAATAAAAATAAAATTGAATTTTTAAAATAATAGAAAATGAAATTTAAAGTAGTAATTATAGCAATAGTAGGTTTGTTTACTATGGCAGCTTTTACAACGGCTCCTAAAACTAGCCAATACAAATGTATGATTCAGTTAAAAAATTATGAGGGTGAAGGTGCTTACGTTGTGGTATCTTTATTAGATGCTGAAGGTAAATACGTAGAGACATTAAATGTTTTGGGTGATGACCCAGAGTGGTACCATGATTTAACCAAATGGTACAACTTTTTTGAAAATAAGAAACCAAGTATAGATGCCATAACAGGTGCTACAATTAGTGGTGGTGAACGTGCTATAAAAGTTATTAAAATTGATGACGATAAAATAGACAGTGGTTATAAAATTAGGTTTGAAACTGCTGTAGAAGATCAAAAATATGTTGAGGACGATGTAACTTTTGAGCTTACTTCTGCAAGCGTAAATAGCAAAGTAGATGGTACTGGTTACATTCGTTACATACGTATGTTACCACAGAAATAATTAATTTATGACATTATCAGTATGGAGATACAGCCACCTTGTGTTGGCTGTATCTTCTTCTATTTTTATTTTATTGGCAGCCGTAACAGGTTCTGTTTTAGCGTTAGAGCCAATTAGCAATCGTATACAGCCATACACTACAGGCGATTTAGACCAAATTACTGTTGCAGAATTTACACATACACTACAGCAAAAGTATGCAGAGGTTATTTCTGTAGAAATAGATAAAAATAGCTGGGTTACAGCATCTGTTATTACCAAAGATGGTACAGATAAAATAATATACATAGACCCTAAAACAGGAGATAGTTTAGGTACACCTAAAGAAACTAGCCCTGTGTTTAAATTTGCAACTACCTTACACCGTTCCTTATTTTTAAAAGGCATTGGTAGGTTTTTTGTAGGCTTGTCTTCATTATTACTTTGTTTAATAAGTATTAGCGGTATTTTTTTAATCTTAAAAAAGCAAGGTGGTGTTAAAGGTTTTTTTAAACCAATAGTTAAAGAAAGCTTTAATCC carries:
- a CDS encoding DUF2271 domain-containing protein, whose product is MKFKVVIIAIVGLFTMAAFTTAPKTSQYKCMIQLKNYEGEGAYVVVSLLDAEGKYVETLNVLGDDPEWYHDLTKWYNFFENKKPSIDAITGATISGGERAIKVIKIDDDKIDSGYKIRFETAVEDQKYVEDDVTFELTSASVNSKVDGTGYIRYIRMLPQK
- a CDS encoding ankyrin repeat domain-containing protein: MKKITTLVLLLFVGTIAAQDANVFWSRGFFKPNTTVKDIQAKEAAGNSATALSSNNFDATTNAILANASTEVVDYLLSLKGNDVNKVTHDGRTYLFWAAMKGNLPLMKKLIKLGAKTDVVDDKGSSVLLFAAGGGQTNPELYDLLLANGAKITETTPKGANAILKLVGGAKDLKDLNYFLEKGLDLNHTDKDGHNAVDYAARSGNQTIIAQLVKKGVAYKDTNADGSNAILVASEGGRGPGNSLAFFKYLEGLGINPNVTDNNGVTPIHNLASRNKDNAIFNYFINKGVTTTKADAKGNTPLMNAAGRNSLEVVKFFEVKNLDAKNKDGKTALTNAVAYNSADVVTYLINKGAAIDVVDTKGNNLAYYLVNSYSKRNKKAFTEKWNLLTAKGLNMTHVQEGKNNILHLAVAKNNKDLLAKIAPLSIDVNAKNANGLTPLHLAAMTTNNVDLIKYLISVGAKKDAVTEFEETVYDLASENELLNKNKIEFLK